A genomic segment from Amphiprion ocellaris isolate individual 3 ecotype Okinawa chromosome 17, ASM2253959v1, whole genome shotgun sequence encodes:
- the tmem230a gene encoding transmembrane protein 230a, which produces MKATRGNMLAAGISNNKVKYSRLAADDDGYIDLQFKKSPPRVPYKAIALAIFLFLIGSLLIIFGALLLSGTIEVEHPDRTIPVIIIGILVFLPGFYHLRIAYYAAKGYRGYSYDDIPDFGD; this is translated from the exons ATGAAGGCAACTAGAGGCAACATGCTGGCTGCTGGAATATCCAACAACAAGGTCAAATATTCACGGCTGGCTGCTGATGATGACGGTTACATAGACTTACAG TTCAAGAAAAGCCCACCGAGGGTCCCATATAAGGCAATCGCCCTGGCAATATTCCTCTTTCTGATTGGCTCCTTGCTGATCATCTTTGGGGCCCTTCTTCTGTCAGGAACCATAGAAGTTGAG CATCCCGACCGCACCATTCCTGTCATCATCATAGGAATTCTCGTTTTCCTTCCTGGATTTTACCATTTGAGAATCGCCTACTACGCCGCCAAAGGTTACCGGGGTTACTCCTACGACGACATCCCAGATTTTGGCGACTGA